Proteins encoded within one genomic window of Streptomyces sp. NBC_01314:
- a CDS encoding DUF6049 family protein → MAEAADFQGTSPSPARRWLLRTGALFAGAPLLAGLVQLPAVPSAEASPNASLAEATGSNTVEVSLDSLSPSVPTDGDTVTVSGTVTNKGRQTVTDAHVGLRVASGAVTGRSAVDDAAKRSGFDQFTDGAEVGGKYVEKFSALASGVAHPFTISVPVKELDLGSDGVYQLGVSLSGRTAAAQYDQVLGIQRTFLPWQPDEAGAKTKTTYLWPLISTTHLTAETGPGEQQTPVFLNDDLAKEISAGGRLEQMLTLGKDLDITWVIDPDLLASVVAMTESYRVRSGGTTVAGENQAVAKEWLAELETAVQGEEVIALPFADPDLASLAHNGKTITGSLSRLKGATDVASDTVQNILRVVPDTDFAWPVNGAVDPSIVKVAISAGADKVIARSDSLQEGSSLSYTPNAARPVGGGTTAVVADARLSKAFQGDMTKAESSTLAVQRFLAQSLVTDLQNNKQRSVVIAPQRMPSASQAQTMAQALTALQGGNWSQPQELSEAAATKPDPSATTRIPSASAYPKSLRKQALSKSAFGEIHATQADLDRFKVILTDRSRVVTPFGRTMDREMSTSWRGRSMDAAVYRNDVQSYLNSLTGQVRLIEKSETKLSGRSATIPVTVQNNLVQGVDNLTLRLTSKAPKRLKIGDGDFGDFDEQGIDISGERRESVKFTTNAEANGKVDVVAQLYTADGEKYGDEVRFTVNVTEITPTVMLVIAGGVLLLVLAGFRMYTQRKRAAARQSAEGAPADDDPSESVPTDEDANAEAASAVHTAEEQSPAKSGSDEPEHPSDPAPDTAPESADPSGTGERVDR, encoded by the coding sequence GTGGCCGAGGCGGCAGACTTCCAGGGGACGAGTCCCTCACCTGCCCGCCGGTGGCTGCTGCGCACCGGAGCGCTGTTCGCCGGGGCGCCCCTGCTGGCCGGTCTGGTTCAGCTGCCCGCGGTCCCGTCCGCAGAGGCGTCGCCGAATGCATCCCTGGCCGAGGCCACGGGGTCGAACACCGTCGAGGTCTCCCTGGACTCTCTCAGCCCCAGTGTGCCCACCGACGGCGACACGGTCACTGTCTCCGGCACGGTGACGAACAAGGGCAGGCAAACGGTCACGGACGCCCACGTGGGCCTGCGCGTGGCCTCGGGGGCCGTGACGGGCCGCTCGGCCGTCGACGACGCGGCCAAACGCAGCGGCTTCGACCAGTTCACCGACGGGGCGGAGGTCGGCGGGAAGTACGTGGAGAAGTTCTCCGCGCTGGCCTCCGGTGTGGCCCATCCCTTCACCATCTCGGTGCCTGTCAAGGAGCTGGATCTCGGCTCGGACGGCGTGTATCAGCTGGGTGTCTCCCTCTCGGGGAGGACCGCCGCCGCTCAGTACGACCAGGTCCTCGGCATCCAGCGCACGTTTCTGCCGTGGCAGCCCGACGAGGCGGGCGCCAAGACGAAGACGACGTACCTCTGGCCGCTGATCTCCACCACCCATCTGACGGCCGAGACCGGTCCCGGCGAGCAGCAGACACCTGTCTTCCTGAACGACGACCTGGCCAAGGAGATCTCGGCCGGCGGACGCCTGGAACAGATGCTGACGCTGGGCAAGGATCTGGACATCACCTGGGTGATCGATCCGGATCTTCTGGCATCGGTCGTCGCGATGACGGAGAGCTACCGGGTCCGGAGCGGGGGCACCACCGTCGCGGGCGAGAACCAGGCCGTAGCCAAGGAGTGGCTGGCGGAATTGGAGACGGCGGTCCAGGGCGAGGAGGTGATCGCCCTCCCCTTCGCCGACCCCGACCTCGCTTCGTTGGCCCACAACGGCAAGACGATCACGGGCTCCCTCAGCCGGCTGAAGGGCGCCACCGATGTGGCGTCGGACACCGTCCAGAACATCCTCCGGGTGGTACCGGACACGGACTTCGCCTGGCCCGTCAACGGCGCCGTCGACCCGTCGATCGTCAAGGTCGCCATCTCCGCGGGCGCCGACAAGGTGATCGCCCGCAGCGACAGCCTGCAGGAGGGCAGCAGCCTGTCCTACACGCCCAACGCGGCCCGGCCCGTCGGCGGCGGCACCACGGCCGTGGTCGCGGACGCCCGGCTGTCGAAGGCGTTCCAGGGCGACATGACGAAGGCCGAGAGCTCCACGCTGGCGGTGCAGAGGTTCCTCGCCCAGAGCCTGGTGACGGACCTCCAGAACAACAAGCAGCGCAGCGTCGTGATCGCCCCGCAGCGCATGCCGTCGGCGAGCCAGGCGCAGACGATGGCGCAGGCCCTGACGGCGCTCCAGGGGGGAAACTGGTCGCAACCCCAGGAACTGTCCGAGGCCGCCGCCACGAAACCCGACCCGAGCGCCACCACCAGGATCCCGTCGGCTTCGGCCTACCCCAAGTCGCTACGGAAGCAGGCGCTGTCGAAGTCGGCGTTCGGGGAGATCCACGCCACGCAGGCCGATCTCGACCGCTTCAAGGTGATCCTCACCGACCGGTCCCGCGTGGTCACGCCGTTCGGCAGGACCATGGACCGGGAGATGTCCACCTCCTGGCGGGGCCGCTCCATGGACGCGGCCGTCTATCGCAACGACGTGCAGTCCTACCTCAACTCGCTCACCGGCCAGGTCCGGCTGATCGAGAAGTCCGAGACAAAGCTCTCGGGCCGTAGCGCGACGATCCCCGTGACCGTGCAGAACAACCTCGTGCAGGGTGTCGACAACCTGACGCTGCGCCTCACGTCGAAGGCCCCGAAGCGCCTGAAGATCGGTGACGGTGACTTCGGTGACTTCGACGAGCAGGGTATCGACATCTCCGGCGAACGCCGCGAGTCGGTGAAGTTCACCACCAACGCCGAGGCCAACGGCAAGGTCGATGTCGTTGCCCAGCTCTACACGGCTGACGGCGAGAAGTATGGTGACGAGGTCAGATTCACGGTGAACGTCACCGAGATCACGCCCACGGTCATGCTGGTCATTGCCGGTGGCGTCCTGCTCCTCGTCCTCGCCGGATTCCGGATGTACACGCAGCGCAAGCGCGCCGCCGCCCGGCAGTCGGCGGAGGGAGCCCCGGCTGACGACGACCCGTCGGAAAGCGTCCCGACGGACGAGGACGCGAACGCCGAAGCGGCCTCAGCCGTACACACTGCCGAAGAGCAGTCCCCGGCGAAGTCCGGGTCAGATGAGCCGGAGCACCCGAGTGACCCGGCACCGGACACCGCTCCGGAAAGCGCCGACCCCTCCGGCACGGGTGAGAGAGTGGACCGTTGA
- a CDS encoding CCA tRNA nucleotidyltransferase produces the protein MPNANEDISALSQVQRRAVSELLRVSPVADDLARRFQKAGFSLALVGGSVRDALLGRLGNDLDFTTDARPEDVLKIVRPWADAVWEVGIAFGTVGAQKDGYQIEVTTYRSEAYDRTSRKPEVSYGDSIEEDLVRRDFTVNAMAVALPEKEFIDPHGGLEDLSARILRTPGTPEDSFSDDPLRMMRAARFAAQLDFEVAPEVVSAMTDMAGRLEIVSAERVRDELNKLILSAHPREGLSLLVDTGLAEHVLPELPALRLERDEHHRHKDVYDHTLIVLEQAIALEDGGPDLTLRLAALLHDIGKPRTRRFEKDGRVSFHHHEVVGAKMTKKRMAALKYSNELVKDVSRLVELHLRFHGYGMGEWTDSAVRRYVRDAGPLLARLHKLTRSDCTTRNKRKANALSRAYDGLEERIAQLQEQEELDAIRPDLDGNQIMEILGVAPGPAIGQAYKFLLELRLENGPMEHDEAVTALKEWWAQTSQVS, from the coding sequence GTGCCGAACGCCAACGAAGACATCAGTGCCCTGAGCCAGGTGCAGCGCCGCGCGGTGAGTGAACTGCTGCGGGTGTCGCCGGTCGCCGACGACCTCGCCCGCCGATTCCAGAAGGCCGGGTTCTCGCTCGCCCTGGTCGGCGGTTCGGTCAGGGACGCGCTGCTCGGCCGGCTCGGTAACGATCTGGACTTCACGACGGACGCCCGCCCCGAGGACGTGCTGAAGATCGTGCGCCCCTGGGCCGATGCCGTCTGGGAGGTCGGGATCGCCTTCGGCACGGTGGGGGCGCAGAAGGACGGCTACCAGATCGAGGTCACGACCTACCGCTCCGAGGCGTACGACCGGACCTCACGCAAGCCCGAGGTGTCGTACGGCGACTCGATCGAGGAAGATCTCGTACGCCGCGACTTCACCGTGAACGCGATGGCGGTGGCCCTCCCCGAGAAGGAGTTCATCGACCCCCATGGCGGGCTCGAAGACCTCTCGGCACGCATTCTGCGTACGCCCGGCACCCCTGAGGACTCCTTCTCCGACGATCCGCTGCGCATGATGCGGGCCGCGCGTTTCGCCGCTCAGCTGGACTTCGAGGTGGCCCCCGAGGTCGTCTCGGCGATGACTGACATGGCCGGCCGTCTTGAGATTGTCTCGGCGGAGCGGGTACGGGACGAGTTGAACAAACTGATCCTGTCCGCCCACCCCCGAGAGGGCCTGAGCCTGCTGGTCGACACCGGGCTCGCCGAGCACGTCCTGCCCGAGCTGCCGGCGTTGCGGCTGGAACGAGACGAGCACCATCGGCACAAGGACGTCTACGACCACACACTGATCGTCCTGGAGCAGGCGATCGCGCTTGAGGACGGCGGACCGGACCTCACCCTGCGACTTGCCGCTTTGCTGCACGACATTGGCAAGCCCCGCACTCGTCGGTTCGAGAAGGACGGCAGGGTCTCCTTCCACCACCACGAGGTGGTGGGCGCCAAGATGACCAAGAAGCGCATGGCTGCCCTCAAGTACTCCAACGAACTCGTCAAGGATGTCTCGCGCCTGGTCGAACTGCACCTGCGCTTCCACGGGTACGGCATGGGTGAGTGGACGGACTCCGCCGTCCGCCGCTACGTGCGCGACGCCGGCCCACTCCTTGCGCGGCTGCACAAGCTGACCCGCTCCGACTGCACGACACGGAACAAGCGCAAGGCGAACGCTCTGTCTCGCGCGTACGACGGTCTGGAGGAGCGCATCGCCCAGCTCCAGGAGCAGGAGGAACTGGACGCCATCCGCCCGGACCTCGACGGCAACCAGATCATGGAGATCCTGGGCGTCGCACCCGGGCCGGCGATCGGGCAGGCGTACAAGTTCCTGCTGGAGCTGCGATTGGAGAACGGGCCGATGGAACACGATGAGGCGGTGACAGCACTCAAGGAGTGGTGGGCCCAGACGTCGCAGGTTTCGTGA
- a CDS encoding MFS transporter yields the protein MSVVRDLRVLLRLRDFRHLLAVRLLSQGADGVYQVALAAYVVFSPEKQTSAAAIASAMAVLLLPYSLVGPFAGVLLDRWRRRQVLLYGNLLRALLASVTAVLILSHVPDWLFYVSALCVTAVNRFVLAGLSAALPRVVDADRLVVANSLSPTAGTLAATAGGGLAFVVRLAASDSDALVVLLGSALYLCAALASLRIARELLGPETDLLQPRLGAALAGTARGLAAGVRHLAEPGRRAAAWALASMTLMRFCYGALTVMVLMLCRYAWSSDGSGASDSEQGLALLGLAVGISGAGFFTAAVITPWAAGRLGPGLWIVTCSAAATVLEPALGLPFTEVPILIAAFVLGLVTQGAKISTDTIVQSSVDDGYRGRIFSLYDVLFNVAFVGAAAVAALMLPPDGRSPALVITVAVIYGVIASAMARFGVTRRR from the coding sequence ATGTCCGTCGTCCGCGACCTGCGCGTCCTGCTCCGCCTTCGGGACTTCCGGCATTTGCTGGCAGTCCGACTGCTGTCCCAGGGAGCCGACGGCGTCTATCAGGTCGCGCTCGCCGCGTACGTCGTCTTCTCCCCCGAAAAGCAGACCTCGGCGGCCGCCATCGCCTCCGCCATGGCGGTCCTGCTCCTGCCGTACTCCCTCGTCGGCCCCTTCGCGGGCGTCCTGCTGGACCGCTGGCGACGTCGACAGGTGCTGCTGTACGGAAACCTGTTGCGCGCCCTACTGGCGTCCGTGACAGCCGTCCTGATCCTGAGCCACGTGCCCGACTGGCTCTTCTATGTCTCCGCTCTGTGCGTCACCGCGGTCAACCGCTTCGTGTTGGCCGGACTCTCCGCCGCGCTGCCCCGTGTGGTGGACGCCGACCGTCTGGTGGTCGCCAACTCGCTCTCGCCGACAGCCGGAACGCTCGCGGCGACCGCCGGCGGGGGACTCGCTTTCGTCGTTCGGCTGGCGGCCTCGGACTCCGACGCGCTGGTCGTCCTCCTCGGCTCGGCCCTGTATCTGTGCGCGGCCCTGGCCTCACTGCGTATCGCCCGGGAACTGCTCGGCCCAGAAACGGATTTGCTGCAGCCTCGGCTGGGTGCGGCGCTCGCCGGGACCGCACGGGGCCTGGCAGCAGGCGTACGACATCTTGCCGAACCGGGGCGGCGGGCTGCTGCCTGGGCCTTGGCCTCGATGACGCTGATGCGGTTCTGCTACGGCGCCCTGACGGTCATGGTGCTCATGCTCTGCCGATACGCTTGGTCGTCCGATGGTTCCGGGGCGTCCGACTCCGAGCAGGGGTTGGCCCTCCTCGGTCTCGCCGTGGGGATCTCGGGAGCGGGATTCTTCACCGCGGCGGTGATCACGCCCTGGGCAGCCGGACGATTGGGGCCCGGCCTCTGGATCGTCACCTGCTCCGCTGCCGCCACCGTGCTGGAACCGGCCCTCGGCCTGCCGTTCACGGAAGTGCCCATACTGATCGCGGCGTTCGTCCTGGGTCTGGTCACACAGGGAGCGAAAATCTCCACGGACACGATCGTCCAGTCCTCTGTCGACGATGGCTACCGGGGCCGGATCTTCTCCCTCTATGACGTCCTGTTCAACGTCGCCTTCGTCGGCGCCGCCGCCGTGGCCGCCCTGATGCTCCCTCCGGACGGTCGCTCGCCCGCTCTGGTGATCACCGTGGCCGTGATCTATGGAGTGATCGCTTCAGCCATGGCCCGCTTCGGGGTAACCAGGCGGCGCTGA
- a CDS encoding inositol-3-phosphate synthase yields the protein MGSVRVAVVGVGNCAASLVQGVEYYKDADPASRVPGLMHVRFGDYHVRDVEFVAAFDVDAKKVGLDLADAIGASENNTIKICDVPATGVTVQRGHTLDGLGKYYRETIEESADSPVDVVQVLKDKQVDVLVCYLPVGSEAAAKFYAQCAIDAKVAFVNALPVFIAGTKEWADKFVEAGVPIVGDDIKSQVGATITHRVMAKLFEDRGVVLDRTMQLNVGGNMDFKNMLERERLESKKISKTQAVTSQIRDRELGADNVHIGPSDYVAWLDDRKWAYVRLEGRAFGDVPLNLEYKLEVWDSPNSAGVIIDAVRAAKIAKDRGIGGPILSASSYFMKSPPVQYFDDEARENVEKFIKGEVER from the coding sequence ATGGGTTCGGTTCGCGTAGCCGTCGTCGGTGTGGGCAACTGCGCCGCGTCGCTGGTGCAGGGAGTCGAGTACTACAAGGACGCCGACCCGGCGTCGAGGGTCCCGGGCCTCATGCACGTGCGGTTCGGTGACTACCACGTCCGTGACGTGGAGTTCGTCGCCGCCTTCGATGTCGACGCCAAGAAGGTCGGCCTCGACCTCGCGGACGCCATCGGCGCCTCCGAGAACAACACCATCAAGATCTGTGACGTGCCCGCCACCGGTGTGACCGTGCAGCGCGGCCACACCCTCGACGGCCTCGGCAAGTACTACCGCGAGACCATCGAGGAGTCCGCCGACAGCCCGGTCGACGTGGTCCAGGTCCTCAAGGACAAGCAGGTCGACGTCCTCGTCTGCTACCTGCCCGTCGGGTCCGAGGCGGCGGCTAAGTTCTACGCCCAGTGCGCCATCGACGCCAAGGTCGCCTTCGTCAACGCCCTTCCGGTCTTCATCGCCGGCACCAAGGAGTGGGCGGACAAGTTCGTCGAGGCGGGCGTCCCGATCGTCGGTGACGACATCAAGTCACAGGTCGGTGCCACCATCACGCACCGCGTCATGGCGAAGCTGTTCGAGGACCGCGGCGTGGTCCTGGACCGCACGATGCAGCTGAACGTCGGCGGCAACATGGACTTCAAGAACATGCTCGAGCGCGAACGCCTGGAGTCCAAGAAGATCTCGAAGACGCAGGCTGTCACCTCCCAGATCCGTGACCGCGAACTCGGCGCCGACAATGTCCACATCGGCCCGTCCGACTACGTGGCCTGGCTCGACGACCGTAAGTGGGCGTACGTCCGTCTTGAGGGCCGCGCGTTCGGTGACGTCCCCCTGAACCTGGAGTACAAGCTCGAGGTCTGGGACTCCCCGAACTCCGCCGGTGTCATCATCGACGCCGTGCGCGCCGCGAAGATCGCCAAGGACCGCGGCATCGGCGGCCCGATCCTGTCGGCGTCCTCGTACTTCATGAAGTCCCCGCCGGTGCAGTACTTCGACGACGAGGCCCGAGAGAACGTCGAGAAGTTCATCAAGGGCGAGGTCGAGCGCTGA
- a CDS encoding PadR family transcriptional regulator: MSRRSGILEFAVLGLLREAPMHGYELRKRLNTSLGVFRAFSYGTLYPCLKTLVANGWLIEESGGTPEDAAAAPLTGRRAKIVYRLTAEGKEHFEELLSQTGPDAYEDEHFAARFAFFGQTSRDVRMRVLEGRRSRLEERLEKMRASLARTRERLDDYTLELQRHGMESVEREVRWLNELIESERAGRDLKGPALGEPARDTTEGASGALPRPGDTPGPDAPGDTTT, translated from the coding sequence ATGAGCCGGCGCTCCGGGATACTCGAGTTCGCTGTCCTCGGCCTGCTCCGCGAAGCCCCGATGCACGGCTATGAGCTGCGCAAACGACTCAACACGTCGTTGGGTGTGTTCCGTGCGTTCAGCTACGGGACGCTCTACCCCTGCCTCAAGACGCTGGTCGCCAACGGCTGGTTGATCGAGGAATCGGGTGGTACCCCGGAAGATGCTGCCGCCGCCCCCCTCACGGGCCGCCGCGCCAAGATCGTCTACCGGTTGACGGCGGAAGGTAAGGAGCACTTCGAGGAGCTGCTCTCGCAGACGGGTCCCGACGCCTACGAGGACGAGCACTTCGCTGCTCGCTTCGCGTTCTTCGGGCAGACCTCCCGTGATGTGCGCATGCGCGTCCTGGAGGGCCGTCGCAGCCGTTTGGAGGAACGGCTGGAGAAGATGCGTGCCTCTCTGGCGCGCACTCGCGAGCGCCTCGACGACTACACACTCGAGCTCCAGCGCCACGGGATGGAGTCCGTGGAGCGCGAAGTGCGCTGGCTGAATGAGCTCATCGAGAGCGAGCGGGCAGGCCGGGACCTGAAGGGGCCCGCCCTCGGAGAACCCGCTCGCGACACCACAGAGGGAGCGTCGGGCGCTCTGCCCCGGCCCGGGGATACCCCCGGGCCGGATGCGCCCGGCGACACCACCACGTGA
- a CDS encoding transglycosylase domain-containing protein: MSEHRRKPPQPQGGGRAAARRGQSASAGRRAAPRGATGSLSDTYGAGGEETQFEGRAATRRASQRSTDLGVGGRRRAVEPAGRAPGRGRGRAAPPGKKRFIDYPRAGKYGAMRWVPSWRQVTGLFIGFFGSLVAAAGIGYAVVAVPDPAEAATAQNNVYYWSDGTQMVATGGEVNRQIIAYEKIPKAMRYAVMSAENKTFETDSGVDPMGIARAVVNMAKGGQTQGGSTITQQYVKNAMLDDQSQTLSRKVKELFISVKVGTSVEKEDIMRGYLNTAYYGRGAYGIQAAARTYFGEDADKLNPSQCAFLAAVLKGATYYDPAGAPSIDPAASPENNRKRASERWRWILDEMVKDKHLSAADRAKYPDFPKIQSPRSNAQLGGQIGYLVDTAKGYILNNTDISQKKLEQGGYEIHTTFDKNKVKELEKAVAKVRKENIKPDLRPKTDTHVQFGGASVNPKSGAIEAIYGGVDATKHFTNNADVTGAQIGSTMKAYVLAAAMTWGKRDPELDGDQAQDERTIVSPKSLYSGKNNLKIKDYDGQVWTNEKGEEWLQANDDDASYGSAPKYQIDLREAMRISANSAFVQLGMDVGLDRVKEAAVEAGLKESSLAGTSFPSFSIGISDPSAIRMAGSYATFAASGKQNDPFSVKTVEYEGLTSFDHDEIADPKRAFTSEVADNVTDVLKTVVDEGTGTSAQLTGREVAGKTGTTDGNKSAWFVGYTPQLSTAISMYRMDDDESNKNRTFLEMYGTGGQETIHGASFPAEIWHDYMEDALKNEPAVDFPEPQPIGVIVNDDPDPTPTPTPTESEEEIPDEPSPTPTESEILPSPTPSETCRNPFDPTCEDTGETNTGGTDTGGTVGGVTATPTESEDDSRGNQNGGLFGGSSG; the protein is encoded by the coding sequence ATGAGCGAGCACCGTCGCAAACCGCCGCAGCCGCAGGGAGGCGGACGTGCCGCGGCCCGACGCGGCCAGTCGGCGTCCGCCGGCCGCCGCGCGGCACCGCGGGGCGCCACCGGGTCACTTTCCGACACCTATGGCGCGGGAGGTGAGGAGACCCAGTTCGAGGGCCGTGCCGCGACTCGACGAGCGTCGCAGAGAAGCACCGACCTCGGCGTCGGCGGCCGCCGTAGAGCCGTCGAACCCGCAGGGCGTGCACCAGGCCGAGGCCGTGGACGCGCGGCGCCACCCGGAAAGAAGCGCTTTATCGACTACCCACGCGCGGGAAAGTACGGGGCGATGCGCTGGGTTCCGTCGTGGCGTCAGGTGACAGGGCTGTTCATCGGGTTCTTCGGAAGCCTGGTGGCGGCGGCCGGCATCGGATACGCGGTCGTGGCGGTTCCCGACCCGGCCGAGGCCGCGACGGCGCAGAACAACGTCTACTACTGGTCTGACGGCACTCAGATGGTCGCGACGGGCGGTGAGGTCAACCGCCAGATCATCGCGTACGAGAAGATCCCCAAGGCGATGCGCTACGCCGTCATGTCGGCCGAGAACAAGACGTTCGAGACGGACAGCGGCGTCGACCCGATGGGTATCGCCCGAGCTGTTGTCAACATGGCCAAGGGTGGTCAGACACAGGGTGGGTCGACCATCACCCAGCAGTACGTGAAGAACGCCATGCTCGACGATCAGTCGCAGACCCTGTCGCGGAAGGTCAAGGAACTCTTCATCTCGGTCAAGGTGGGCACCTCGGTCGAGAAGGAAGACATCATGCGGGGGTACCTGAACACCGCGTACTACGGACGTGGTGCGTACGGCATTCAGGCGGCCGCCCGCACGTACTTCGGCGAGGACGCCGACAAGCTCAATCCGAGCCAGTGTGCCTTCCTCGCCGCGGTCCTCAAGGGCGCCACGTACTACGATCCGGCCGGCGCGCCGTCGATCGACCCGGCCGCCTCGCCGGAGAACAACCGCAAGCGGGCCTCGGAGCGCTGGCGCTGGATCCTGGACGAGATGGTCAAGGACAAGCACCTGTCCGCGGCCGACCGGGCCAAGTACCCCGATTTCCCCAAGATCCAGAGCCCGCGGTCCAACGCCCAGTTGGGGGGTCAGATCGGCTACCTCGTCGACACGGCCAAGGGTTATATCCTCAACAACACGGACATCAGTCAGAAGAAGCTCGAACAGGGCGGCTACGAGATCCACACGACCTTCGACAAGAACAAGGTCAAGGAACTCGAGAAGGCCGTGGCGAAGGTCCGCAAGGAGAACATCAAGCCCGACCTGCGCCCGAAGACCGACACCCATGTGCAGTTCGGCGGTGCGTCGGTGAATCCGAAGTCGGGTGCCATCGAGGCGATCTACGGCGGTGTGGACGCCACCAAGCACTTCACCAACAACGCTGACGTCACCGGTGCGCAGATCGGTTCGACGATGAAGGCGTATGTCCTGGCGGCGGCCATGACCTGGGGCAAGCGCGACCCAGAACTCGATGGGGATCAGGCGCAGGACGAGCGCACCATCGTCTCCCCGAAGAGCCTTTACAGCGGCAAGAACAACCTTAAGATCAAGGACTACGACGGCCAGGTCTGGACCAATGAGAAGGGTGAGGAGTGGCTGCAGGCGAACGACGATGACGCGTCGTATGGCAGCGCGCCGAAGTACCAGATCGACCTCCGTGAGGCGATGCGGATCTCGGCTAACTCGGCCTTCGTGCAGCTGGGCATGGACGTCGGTCTGGACCGGGTGAAGGAAGCGGCCGTCGAGGCAGGCCTCAAGGAGAGCAGCCTCGCTGGCACGAGCTTCCCGTCCTTCTCGATCGGTATCTCCGATCCCAGCGCGATTCGTATGGCGGGCTCTTACGCGACCTTCGCCGCCAGCGGCAAGCAGAACGACCCGTTCTCGGTGAAGACGGTCGAGTATGAAGGTCTGACGAGCTTCGACCACGACGAGATCGCCGATCCCAAGCGGGCCTTCACGTCGGAGGTCGCTGACAACGTCACCGACGTACTCAAGACCGTCGTCGACGAGGGAACCGGTACGTCGGCCCAGCTGACCGGCCGTGAGGTGGCGGGCAAGACCGGTACCACCGACGGCAACAAGTCGGCCTGGTTCGTCGGGTACACCCCGCAGTTGTCGACCGCGATCAGCATGTACCGCATGGACGACGACGAGTCGAACAAGAACCGCACGTTCTTGGAGATGTATGGCACGGGTGGCCAGGAGACGATCCACGGTGCCTCGTTCCCGGCCGAGATCTGGCACGACTACATGGAGGACGCGCTCAAGAATGAGCCGGCGGTGGACTTCCCGGAGCCCCAGCCGATCGGTGTGATCGTGAACGACGACCCGGACCCGACGCCCACCCCGACGCCGACCGAGTCCGAGGAGGAGATCCCCGACGAGCCGAGCCCGACGCCGACCGAGAGCGAGATCCTGCCGTCGCCGACGCCCAGCGAGACCTGCAGAAACCCGTTCGACCCAACCTGTGAGGACACGGGCGAGACGAACACAGGCGGTACGGATACCGGTGGAACCGTTGGTGGGGTGACCGCGACCCCGACGGAGTCGGAGGACGATTCGAGAGGGAATCAGAACGGAGGGCTCTTCGGAGGCTCTTCAGGGTAG